In the genome of Veillonellales bacterium, the window TATAAACAGCTCGCTTATTGACCATGCTCCTAAGCGGACCGACATTACCGCTTATAAAATTCCGGCAAATGATATCGCGGCAGAATTGGGGAATCCCAAGGTAACCAATATGGTGGTTCTTGGCGCAATCATTGCCGCTGCCGGAACAGTGAAGGCCGAGTCAGTACGTAAGGCCTTTGCCAAAATATTTGCGAAAAAACCGCAGCTGTTTGCAATCAATGAAAAAGCAATTCAAAGCGGTATTGATTATATTTCCGGTAAGCGTTAAGTCAAAAAATGCTTTGGCTAAAATGCCAAAGCATTTTTTGTAAATTAGTATACGTCTGCCTTCACTTAGAAGAGAAGGATTCTTATTTTGTTTAGCGAACATAGTGTAATGTAAAATTCTAAATTTGAGGTGGTAGATTTAGGTGTCCGATGTCCTCATTGACATGGCCATGATAGAAGCAGTAACAAATGTCATTCCCTCCGCATTTCTAGCTGTGAATATCTCCGGCAGAATATCCCATGCATATATCTCCCGGCAGTCACCCAACGTACTGCAGCGCCTTATTGGCAAAAAATTCCATTGGGGAATCAATAGGGTATTCCACAGTACAACCGCCGATACTGTTCTTGAATATTACGAAAAATGTCTTCAATCTAAACAGCCTGTTGAAATAG includes:
- a CDS encoding 2-oxoacid:acceptor oxidoreductase family protein, which gives rise to INSSLIDHAPKRTDITAYKIPANDIAAELGNPKVTNMVVLGAIIAAAGTVKAESVRKAFAKIFAKKPQLFAINEKAIQSGIDYISGKR